The Cydia amplana chromosome 21, ilCydAmpl1.1, whole genome shotgun sequence genome includes a window with the following:
- the LOC134658234 gene encoding uncharacterized protein K02A2.6-like — translation MRPVAISLQEIETSSKEDSDIQKVKIGLYDSKWDEQIKSYKILENELCFCGDILLRTNKIVIPKTLQEKVLEAAHEGHPGIVGMKARLRAKVWWPRYDKDVERLVKSCKGCTLVSAPNPPNPIKRRELPTRPWIDIAIDLLGPLPSGDYLLVVIDYYSRYKEIKACRDISSKAMIAILKEMFSRLGCPITITADNGKQFVSQEFRDFCQNNDIHLFNTIPYWPQQNGEVERQNRDIIKRLKISQIEKKNWKDSLLEYLTMYNSTPHTTTGKTPAELFFQRKFRDKLPMIDTFEYIHKDQDMDVRDRDREQKEKGKEYANRKRRVEDGNIKIGDEVYVKNMNKTNKLAPNYEPTPHTVVSCKGGDVNIENKETGQRLRRNMMHLKKVEGQWKILDEETIETNDGKSDN, via the coding sequence ATGAGACCAGTGGCAATATCGCTACAAGAAATAGAGACCAGTTCTAAAGAGGACTCGGATATACAAAAAGTAAAGATAGGCCTGTATGACTCCAAATGGGACGAGCAAATAAAGAGTTACAAAATTTTAGAAAACGAGTTGTGTTTTTGTGGCGATATCCTTTTAAGGACTAATAAAATTGTGATACCTAAAACACTGCAGGAAAAGGTTCTAGAAGCTGCCCACGAAGGCCACCCTGGAATCGTGGGCATGAAAGCTAGGCTTAGAGCTAAAGTATGGTGGCCCAGGTACGACAAGGACGTTGAGAGACTGGTTAAGTCGTGTAAAGGATGCACCCTTGTTTCAGCGCCAAATCCCCCCAATCCGATCAAGAGAAGGGAATTGCCAACACGCCCCTGGATTGATATTGCAATTGATCTCTTAGGTCCTTTGCCGTCCGGGGATTACCTTCTAGTAGTAATCGACTACTATTCACGGTATAAAGAAATAAAGGCTTGCCGCGATATATCAAGCAAGGCTATGATAGCCATATTGAAGGAAATGTTTAGTCGACTAGGATGTCCAATCACGATTACAGCAGACAACGGTAAACAGTTCGTTAGTCAGGAGTTCAGAGATTTTTGCCAAAATAATGACATACATTTGTTCAACACTATCCCTTATTGGCCCCAACAAAATGGAGAGGTGGAACGCCAGAACAGAGACATTATTAAACGTTTAAAGATAAGTCAAATTGAGAAAAAGAACTGGAAAGATTCACTCTTGGAATATCTGACTATGTATAATAGTACTCCCCATACGACAACGGGAAAGACGCCAGCGGAATTATTTTTCCAACGGAAATTTAGAGACAAGCTACCGATGATAGATACGTTTGAATATATTCATAAAGACCAAGATATGGACGTCAGAGACAGGGATAGAGAACAAAAAGAAAAAGGGAAAGAGTACGCAAACAGGAAAAGGAGAGTTGAGGATGGAAACATAAAGATAGGGGACGAggtttatgttaaaaatatgaacaaaacaaataaGTTAGCACCAAATTATGAGCCAACCCCTCACACTGTGGTATCTTGTAAAGGTGGAGATGTAAACATTGAAAATAAGGAAACTGGACAAAGACTGAGAAGAAACATGATGCACTTAAAAAAGGTCGAAGGACAATGGAAAATATTGGACGAGGAGACGATAGAGACGAATGATGGCAAGTcagataattaa